In one window of Chitinophagales bacterium DNA:
- a CDS encoding N-acetylmuramoyl-L-alanine amidase, which produces MRKRLFVAWVLLMIFSIGAAAQKAPQRPALRRIVIDAGHGGHDQGAKGTLSTEANIALQISLKLEQMLREQMPELDIIMTRRDDIYPSLYERCDIANRAKADLFISIHLNSAAGIKHKEVTHYETKTFYKGKGKKKKKYTKEVPVYRYWTSPSPAMGTETYIWSAAKNESKKREMMENEDAFVDSSINQIIREFDSRSPENAAFVALKAKQFFERSQHLAFTIEDEFKKIGRVSREARQRNEKGIWVLEGTSMPSVLVETGFISNPEEERYLFSDAGQRETSQVIINALKRYKNSLENRTIGTVNGVARK; this is translated from the coding sequence ATGAGGAAAAGACTGTTCGTTGCCTGGGTTTTGTTAATGATATTCAGTATTGGTGCAGCGGCGCAAAAAGCGCCTCAACGCCCTGCTTTGCGCCGCATTGTGATTGATGCCGGACATGGCGGACATGATCAAGGCGCCAAGGGCACATTATCTACCGAAGCGAATATTGCCTTACAAATTTCATTGAAACTGGAGCAAATGCTCCGTGAGCAGATGCCCGAACTGGACATTATTATGACCAGACGTGATGACATTTATCCATCTCTTTACGAAAGATGTGATATCGCCAATCGTGCCAAGGCGGATTTGTTTATCTCAATCCACCTGAACTCAGCAGCTGGCATTAAGCATAAAGAAGTGACTCATTACGAGACCAAAACTTTCTATAAAGGCAAAGGCAAAAAGAAGAAAAAGTACACCAAGGAAGTACCCGTTTACCGTTATTGGACCTCTCCTTCTCCAGCAATGGGTACAGAAACCTACATCTGGAGTGCAGCTAAAAATGAGAGTAAGAAGCGCGAAATGATGGAGAATGAAGATGCTTTTGTTGATAGCTCTATCAACCAGATTATTCGTGAGTTCGATAGCCGCTCTCCTGAAAACGCCGCATTTGTAGCCCTGAAAGCCAAGCAATTTTTTGAGCGTAGTCAGCACCTCGCCTTTACGATTGAAGATGAATTCAAGAAAATCGGCAGAGTAAGTCGCGAAGCCCGTCAACGTAATGAAAAAGGTATCTGGGTTCTGGAAGGCACTTCCATGCCATCTGTTTTGGTGGAGACCGGCTTTATTTCAAACCCAGAGGAAGAAAGATATCTTTTCAGCGATGCCGGACAACGCGAAACCAGTCAGGTGATCATCAATGCATTAAAACGCTACAAAAACTCGCTGGAAAACAGAACAATCGGCACCGTTAATGGAGTAGCCCGCAAATAA
- a CDS encoding LPS-assembly protein LptD: protein MSKRRKINVKYTPAIAVLAAFLILTKYQQAAVHLSGQFGQFLTYPDTLPAKPDSPRVKPNIIRTDSTKPARVNTVDTIVISKDSIDAPIKYTAEDSGVLKIETKEFLLYGKAEADYSQMQLKANTIQYDQASQLVRAYGSRDTTGSPLSKPEMRQGEMTSLSDSITFNLKTLKGVTKNSYYKEGEMFVNATLLKKVDTNAFFGYNAKFTTCNLDTPHFAIRAKKLKLINNKVAMSGLAIPEFEGVPVPIGLPFGIYPLSRGRSSGLMAPQFITSEDFGIGLEGLGYYKVLSDYADVTVRTNLYSYGGWAVNVAPKYMKRYHYTGGMNITFQNTKSLNRGFTASKEEFNSVRSFMINWNHSRDNRARPGTNFTASVNFGSTRFNQNLLNNPIQNFQNQLTSSISYTKDWKGKINMSVNATHNQNNNTRLVNLSLPNIGFNMVTVYPFQKKERIGTERWYEKLGIGLNSQLQNQISFYDTAFNMRRLLDTMQWGASHSIPITLSLPALGPITIGPSISYDERWYGQRVIRNWNAVNKKVDTTIQRGFYAARQMSFGISASTRIFGTVVMKKPMGNIKAIRHEIRPSFGVSYKPDMMARYYKNLQIDTTGRTIRVSQFDGGILGSFSEGRFGGISFGVDNLLEMKVRDKKDTSAPDKKVRLIDGFGFTSSYNLMADSFALSPFNFYLRSNLFQNINITAGFVLDPYETDSRGFRKNQLQWSRNKFSPGSITTANIAISTSFQAKTKDGKEKDKEIPMDPFMTPEEQQRQLQFARANPAEFTDFDIPWSLNLSYSLNYSRTIKPDYSGFQSVIIQGMSFNGDFSLSSKLKILGNGFLDLSAGKIQQFTMSLSREMHCWQLSANVTPIGLFRSFSITVNPKSGILRDLRINRARTYSNAGF, encoded by the coding sequence ATGAGCAAACGGCGTAAAATTAACGTAAAATATACCCCGGCTATTGCAGTACTCGCAGCATTCCTGATTTTAACAAAGTATCAGCAGGCAGCGGTTCACCTGTCTGGGCAGTTTGGGCAATTTTTAACGTATCCTGACACATTGCCTGCAAAACCGGATTCTCCAAGGGTAAAACCCAATATCATTCGTACAGATAGCACAAAACCTGCACGTGTTAATACAGTTGATACGATTGTTATTTCAAAAGATTCCATAGATGCCCCAATCAAATACACGGCAGAGGATTCCGGCGTTCTAAAAATTGAAACCAAGGAATTTCTACTGTACGGTAAAGCAGAGGCCGATTATAGCCAAATGCAACTGAAGGCAAACACGATTCAGTACGATCAAGCTTCACAATTAGTAAGGGCATACGGTTCAAGAGACACAACCGGTAGTCCGCTGAGTAAACCTGAAATGCGCCAAGGTGAAATGACTTCTCTGAGTGATAGTATCACCTTCAACCTCAAGACATTGAAAGGGGTTACTAAAAATTCTTATTACAAAGAAGGTGAGATGTTTGTGAACGCAACACTCTTGAAAAAAGTGGATACCAATGCCTTCTTCGGGTATAATGCCAAATTCACTACTTGTAACCTGGATACCCCACACTTCGCCATCCGAGCTAAGAAACTCAAATTGATCAATAATAAAGTGGCCATGTCAGGCTTAGCCATTCCAGAATTTGAAGGAGTGCCTGTGCCTATCGGACTGCCCTTTGGTATTTATCCGCTCTCGCGGGGAAGAAGTTCAGGCCTGATGGCGCCGCAATTCATCACTAGTGAGGATTTTGGTATTGGTTTGGAGGGATTGGGTTATTATAAGGTCTTGAGTGATTATGCTGATGTAACAGTAAGAACCAATTTGTATTCATATGGCGGCTGGGCAGTGAATGTTGCGCCAAAGTATATGAAGCGCTATCATTATACAGGTGGTATGAACATCACGTTTCAGAATACCAAATCCCTGAATCGTGGGTTTACTGCCAGTAAGGAGGAATTCAATAGTGTACGCAGCTTTATGATTAACTGGAACCATTCCAGAGATAATAGGGCAAGGCCGGGTACCAATTTTACGGCCAGTGTCAATTTTGGTAGTACCAGATTCAACCAGAACCTGCTCAATAACCCAATTCAGAATTTCCAGAACCAGCTAACTTCTTCAATTAGTTATACCAAGGATTGGAAGGGTAAAATAAATATGTCGGTAAACGCTACCCATAACCAAAACAACAATACCCGATTGGTAAACCTGAGTTTGCCAAATATTGGATTCAATATGGTGACGGTTTACCCGTTTCAAAAGAAAGAAAGAATTGGTACAGAACGTTGGTATGAGAAGCTGGGTATAGGTTTGAATAGCCAATTACAAAATCAGATTTCTTTCTACGATACCGCTTTCAATATGCGCCGATTGCTGGATACCATGCAGTGGGGTGCATCGCATAGCATACCAATTACTTTATCCTTACCTGCATTGGGGCCAATTACTATCGGTCCATCTATTTCGTATGATGAACGTTGGTACGGACAAAGAGTCATTCGTAACTGGAATGCAGTCAATAAAAAAGTAGATACTACTATCCAGCGTGGATTTTATGCGGCAAGACAAATGAGTTTTGGTATTTCTGCCAGCACGCGGATATTCGGTACTGTGGTGATGAAGAAACCGATGGGTAATATCAAAGCCATTCGCCACGAAATCAGACCAAGTTTTGGTGTCTCTTACAAGCCTGATATGATGGCTCGTTATTACAAGAATTTGCAAATCGATACAACAGGCCGTACTATCCGGGTTTCACAATTTGATGGAGGTATTCTGGGAAGCTTTAGTGAAGGCAGATTTGGTGGTATTAGTTTCGGCGTGGACAACCTGCTTGAAATGAAAGTGCGGGATAAAAAAGACACATCAGCACCGGATAAGAAAGTGCGCTTGATTGATGGCTTTGGTTTTACCTCATCCTACAACTTAATGGCAGATAGTTTTGCCCTGTCTCCATTTAATTTTTACCTGCGATCCAATTTGTTTCAAAACATCAATATTACTGCCGGTTTTGTTTTAGATCCATACGAAACCGATAGCAGAGGCTTCAGAAAAAATCAGTTGCAGTGGTCGAGAAACAAGTTTAGTCCGGGCTCCATTACAACAGCCAATATCGCAATTTCAACCAGTTTCCAGGCAAAGACCAAGGATGGTAAAGAGAAGGATAAGGAGATTCCGATGGATCCTTTCATGACACCGGAGGAACAACAAAGACAATTACAGTTTGCACGCGCAAATCCTGCAGAGTTTACGGATTTTGATATTCCCTGGAGCCTTAATTTATCATATTCTTTGAATTACTCCAGAACCATTAAGCCTGATTACAGTGGCTTTCAAAGTGTGATCATACAGGGTATGAGTTTCAATGGGGATTTCAGTTTGTCCAGTAAACTGAAGATTCTTGGAAATGGATTTTTGGATCTCAGTGCAGGTAAGATTCAGCAGTTCACTATGAGTCTTAGTCGTGAAATGCACTGTTGGCAATTATCTGCCAATGTAACACCAATAGGTTTGTTCCGTTCATTCAGTATTACAGTGAATCCTAAATCAGGTATTCTTCGCGATCTGCGCATCAATAGGGCCAGAACTTATTCTAACGCCGGCTTCTAA
- a CDS encoding 1-acyl-sn-glycerol-3-phosphate acyltransferase, producing MNLLKNIFARIWALWGLLTFVGTFLLIFIPSMLTHLWPEWRSQDLFIKLARIWMRVWLTLIGCPVKVRGKENFAPNTSYIITCNHNTLLDVPLSSPFIPGPNKTIAKTSFAKVPIFGFYYRKGSVLVDRNSEQSRRKSFDEMRHVLKAGMHMCIYPEGTRNRTGEPLKKFYDGAFKLATDTGNAVIPTLIFNTGKALPVNKFFYLIPHKLEIHFLAPIESKGKQSVALKDEVFQTMWNYYDANR from the coding sequence ATGAACTTGCTGAAAAACATATTTGCGCGCATTTGGGCTTTGTGGGGCCTATTGACTTTCGTGGGCACATTTCTGCTGATATTCATTCCATCCATGCTCACGCATTTATGGCCTGAGTGGCGTAGTCAGGATTTATTCATCAAGTTGGCTCGCATCTGGATGCGTGTTTGGTTAACATTGATTGGTTGCCCGGTAAAAGTGCGCGGCAAAGAAAACTTCGCACCCAATACTTCCTATATCATCACTTGCAACCACAACACTTTATTGGATGTGCCACTCTCCTCACCTTTTATTCCTGGCCCCAATAAAACCATTGCCAAAACCTCTTTTGCCAAAGTACCCATTTTTGGTTTCTACTATCGTAAAGGTTCTGTATTGGTAGATCGCAACAGTGAACAAAGCAGGAGAAAAAGTTTTGACGAAATGCGCCATGTACTGAAAGCTGGTATGCACATGTGCATTTATCCAGAAGGTACCCGCAACAGAACAGGTGAACCATTGAAAAAATTCTATGACGGCGCATTTAAACTGGCAACAGATACCGGAAACGCCGTAATACCCACACTCATATTCAATACCGGCAAAGCCTTACCGGTGAATAAGTTTTTTTATCTCATACCACACAAACTGGAAATTCATTTCTTGGCTCCCATTGAAAGTAAAGGCAAACAAAGCGTTGCTTTAAAAGATGAAGTCTTCCAAACTATGTGGAACTATTATGATGCCAATCGTTAG
- the ung gene encoding uracil-DNA glycosylase, producing MEVKIEESWKQALQAAFHKPWFLQIVTHLKTERASGKTIYPPGQLIFNAFEHTPFNNVKVVILGQDPYHGPGQAHGLSFSVQDGVPPPPSLVNIFKELKADIGMLIPSTGNLTKWADQGVLLLNAALTVRANEPASHAKIGWMDFTDYVIRTLSDQKQGIVFLLWGRFALEKQVLIDETKHHVLKAAHPSPFSADKGFFGCKHFSKTNELLAKQGKAPIDWHL from the coding sequence ATGGAGGTAAAAATTGAAGAAAGCTGGAAACAAGCGCTACAGGCGGCTTTTCACAAGCCTTGGTTCCTCCAAATTGTTACCCACCTGAAAACAGAAAGAGCTTCTGGCAAAACCATCTACCCTCCGGGTCAGCTCATTTTCAATGCTTTTGAACATACACCATTCAACAACGTGAAAGTGGTGATTTTAGGGCAAGACCCCTATCATGGACCGGGTCAAGCGCACGGACTCAGCTTTTCAGTTCAAGATGGTGTTCCGCCACCACCCTCATTGGTCAACATTTTTAAGGAGCTGAAAGCTGATATCGGCATGCTCATTCCATCAACTGGCAATCTCACCAAATGGGCCGATCAGGGTGTATTGCTTTTGAATGCAGCATTAACTGTACGTGCCAATGAACCTGCCAGTCACGCCAAAATTGGCTGGATGGATTTTACTGATTACGTGATCCGTACCCTCTCAGATCAAAAGCAAGGAATCGTATTCCTGCTCTGGGGGCGCTTTGCACTAGAGAAACAAGTGCTAATTGACGAAACCAAACACCATGTACTCAAAGCGGCGCATCCGTCTCCCTTTAGTGCTGATAAGGGATTTTTTGGTTGCAAGCATTTCAGTAAAACCAATGAACTACTCGCTAAACAAGGAAAAGCACCTATCGACTGGCACCTTTAA
- a CDS encoding glutamine--tRNA ligase/YqeY domain fusion protein, which produces MSEEKSLNFIEEIIENDLNSGKFSSIVTRFPPEPNGYLHIGHASSICLNFGLTKKYPGYTNLRFDDTNPTTEETEYVESIKEDIRWMGFEWKHELYASDYFQQLYDFAVLLIKKGLAYVDDSTSEAIAAMKGTPTEPGKDSPFRNRSVEENLDLFQRMKHGEFPDGSRTLRAKIDMAHINMLMRDPILYRIKHAHHHRTGDAWCIYPMYDFAHGQSDSIENITHSICTLEFVPHRELYDWLIAQLEIYPSHQYEFARRNINYTVTSKRKLLQLVNEGHVTGWDDPRMPTISGLRRRGFTPESIRDFCDRIGVAKRENMVDVGLLEFCVREHLNKVAQRRMVVFDPLKVVITNYTAAEELLPTENNPEDPNGGTRMVPFSAEIFIEQDDFMENPPKKYFRLAPGQMVRLKSAYIIRCEEVVKDADGKLIELRCTYIPESKSGSDTSGINVKGTLHWVSAKHAVSAEVRLYDRLFRVEDPTDEEGDFKEYLNPESLQVVNRVYAEPDLLNADLNSRYQFLRKGYFCLDKESTTEHLVFNRTVTLKDAWAKEVKKA; this is translated from the coding sequence ATGAGTGAAGAGAAAAGCTTGAATTTTATTGAGGAAATTATTGAGAACGACCTGAATAGTGGTAAATTCAGTTCTATTGTCACCCGCTTTCCGCCGGAACCCAATGGCTACCTGCATATTGGTCATGCCAGTTCCATTTGCCTAAACTTCGGTTTAACCAAGAAATACCCCGGTTATACGAATCTCCGTTTCGACGATACCAACCCAACCACTGAGGAAACAGAATATGTAGAAAGTATCAAAGAAGATATTCGTTGGATGGGTTTTGAGTGGAAGCATGAATTATATGCTTCTGATTATTTCCAGCAGCTCTATGATTTTGCTGTGTTACTAATCAAAAAGGGATTGGCTTATGTGGATGATTCTACCAGCGAAGCCATTGCTGCCATGAAAGGAACGCCAACTGAGCCTGGTAAGGATAGTCCGTTCAGAAACCGTTCAGTAGAAGAAAACCTCGATTTGTTTCAGCGCATGAAGCATGGTGAGTTTCCTGATGGAAGCAGAACCCTGCGTGCTAAGATTGATATGGCCCATATCAATATGCTGATGCGCGATCCAATCTTGTATCGTATTAAGCATGCACATCACCATCGTACGGGAGATGCCTGGTGTATTTATCCGATGTATGATTTTGCGCATGGTCAGAGCGATTCCATTGAAAACATCACACACTCCATTTGTACACTAGAATTTGTACCGCACAGAGAATTGTATGATTGGCTGATTGCACAATTGGAAATTTATCCATCACATCAATATGAGTTTGCGCGCAGAAACATCAATTATACGGTTACCAGTAAGCGTAAACTCTTACAGTTGGTGAATGAAGGCCATGTAACCGGCTGGGATGATCCGCGTATGCCAACCATCAGCGGTTTACGCAGAAGAGGTTTTACGCCGGAGAGTATCCGCGATTTCTGTGACCGTATAGGCGTAGCCAAGCGTGAGAATATGGTGGATGTTGGCTTGTTGGAATTTTGTGTGCGTGAGCACCTGAATAAAGTAGCTCAGCGTAGAATGGTGGTATTTGATCCATTGAAAGTGGTGATAACGAATTATACTGCTGCAGAGGAATTATTGCCAACGGAAAACAATCCGGAAGACCCGAATGGTGGTACACGCATGGTGCCATTCTCTGCGGAGATATTTATTGAGCAGGATGATTTTATGGAGAATCCGCCTAAGAAGTATTTCCGTTTGGCGCCCGGACAAATGGTTCGTCTGAAGAGTGCATATATCATCCGCTGCGAAGAAGTCGTAAAAGATGCCGATGGAAAACTGATTGAATTACGTTGTACCTATATCCCAGAAAGCAAGAGCGGTTCTGATACATCTGGCATTAATGTGAAAGGTACCCTGCATTGGGTGAGTGCCAAACACGCAGTGAGTGCAGAAGTACGTTTATACGATCGTTTATTCCGCGTGGAAGATCCAACTGATGAAGAAGGTGATTTTAAGGAATATTTGAATCCTGAATCATTGCAGGTGGTGAACCGTGTATACGCAGAGCCAGATTTGCTCAATGCTGATTTGAATAGTCGTTATCAGTTCTTGCGTAAGGGATATTTCTGCCTCGATAAAGAAAGCACTACCGAACACCTCGTCTTTAACCGTACTGTTACGTTAAAAGATGCCTGGGCCAAGGAAGTGAAGAAAGCCTAA
- the tilS gene encoding tRNA lysidine(34) synthetase TilS, with product MHTAFQQIMAAQFSFVQRQHTILLAISGGVDSVVLANLLLNAGFRIELAHMNFQLRGEESLRDEQFVQDFAKQRNLVCHIKRVDTQSFMEQHNMGVQEAARVLRYQWFEALMLDRKLDYLATAHHADDQLETVFWHFFRGTGINGLKGMDAYSPKQKLIRPLLSFHKDAILAQAKADGLAFVEDSSNADSDYTRNFFRNEVLPLIESRMPQAKQQALQTIQYLQDNAIILKHTIDQWKKKLLIADGVQYRIPILLLQEYPAWTTVLWELLHPYGFTAGQHAEIVKLLQAENSSYVSGETHRVIKDRKHLLVAPIKSTVDPQTLLIEAGQASISFSLGELLIQQTAVPKEISADPMLALIDASALTFPFLLRPWRVGDYFYPLGMRKKKKLSRFFGDIKLSRTEKEQVWVIESNKKVVWILGHRIDDRFKITPLTKQVVQIRFKKNA from the coding sequence ATGCATACCGCATTCCAACAAATCATGGCCGCACAATTTTCTTTTGTGCAGCGCCAGCATACCATCCTGCTTGCCATTAGTGGTGGAGTTGATTCTGTGGTATTGGCTAATTTGTTGTTGAATGCTGGTTTTCGGATTGAGTTAGCACATATGAATTTTCAATTACGTGGTGAGGAGAGTCTGCGTGATGAGCAATTCGTTCAAGATTTCGCCAAGCAAAGAAATTTGGTTTGCCATATCAAGCGGGTTGATACCCAATCTTTCATGGAGCAGCATAACATGGGTGTGCAGGAAGCAGCCCGAGTATTGCGGTATCAATGGTTTGAAGCATTGATGCTAGATCGAAAACTTGATTATCTGGCTACTGCGCATCATGCAGATGATCAATTGGAAACTGTATTTTGGCATTTTTTCCGCGGTACAGGTATCAACGGGTTGAAGGGGATGGATGCATATTCGCCTAAACAAAAATTGATTCGTCCCTTGCTGTCATTTCATAAAGACGCTATTCTTGCACAAGCAAAAGCTGATGGATTGGCTTTTGTGGAAGATAGTAGCAATGCTGATAGTGATTACACTAGAAATTTCTTTAGAAATGAAGTATTGCCCTTGATTGAATCGCGGATGCCGCAAGCAAAACAACAAGCGCTACAGACCATTCAGTATTTACAGGATAATGCAATCATCCTCAAGCATACAATTGATCAGTGGAAAAAGAAACTATTGATCGCTGATGGAGTGCAATACCGAATTCCCATCTTATTGCTGCAAGAATATCCAGCTTGGACAACTGTTTTGTGGGAGCTACTGCATCCTTATGGTTTTACAGCCGGACAGCATGCAGAGATTGTCAAATTATTGCAGGCAGAAAATAGCAGTTATGTAAGTGGTGAAACACATCGTGTGATTAAAGATCGTAAGCACTTGCTGGTTGCTCCAATAAAGTCTACAGTTGATCCACAAACATTGTTAATTGAAGCGGGACAAGCGAGTATTTCATTTTCATTAGGAGAGTTGCTAATTCAACAAACAGCAGTGCCGAAAGAAATCAGTGCAGATCCAATGCTTGCATTGATTGATGCAAGTGCATTAACATTCCCATTTTTATTGCGTCCATGGCGGGTAGGCGATTATTTCTATCCCCTCGGTATGCGCAAGAAGAAAAAGTTGAGTCGGTTCTTTGGCGATATCAAATTGTCACGCACTGAAAAAGAACAAGTATGGGTGATTGAATCCAATAAAAAGGTTGTCTGGATTCTTGGTCATCGTATTGACGATCGATTTAAAATCACGCCGCTGACCAAGCAGGTTGTTCAGATCCGCTTTAAAAAGAACGCATAA
- a CDS encoding rhomboid family intramembrane serine protease, with protein MINSTLSIIILTTIISFPAFSNHKTIDDLIFQPAIIKTKKQWYRFITCGFIHADITHLLFNMLSLYMFGDIVEEAFAQIYPGLGTVMYLLLYFLATIVSVISTYIKHKDDYWYRSLGASGAVSAIVFAGIFLYPTIKIGLFILPPIIPGFVFAPIYLIGSAYMEKRGGDNVNHSAHIWGAVSGIVFILIASVFFKGFDPLESFIRQVMDFMRSF; from the coding sequence ATGATCAATTCTACACTCTCTATTATCATACTCACCACGATTATTTCTTTTCCTGCATTCTCCAATCATAAAACGATTGATGACCTGATTTTTCAACCAGCCATCATCAAGACCAAAAAACAATGGTACCGTTTTATTACTTGTGGTTTTATTCATGCTGATATCACACACTTACTGTTCAATATGCTATCGCTGTATATGTTTGGCGATATCGTTGAAGAAGCATTTGCACAAATCTATCCGGGACTTGGCACTGTGATGTATTTGCTGCTTTATTTCTTGGCAACCATCGTAAGTGTTATTTCAACCTATATCAAACACAAGGATGATTATTGGTATAGAAGTTTGGGTGCTTCGGGGGCTGTTTCTGCCATTGTCTTTGCAGGCATCTTCCTCTATCCTACTATCAAGATTGGTTTATTCATTCTGCCACCGATTATTCCGGGATTCGTATTCGCACCAATATATCTGATTGGTTCAGCTTACATGGAAAAACGTGGTGGCGATAATGTGAATCACTCCGCACATATCTGGGGCGCTGTATCAGGTATTGTGTTTATCCTGATTGCTTCTGTTTTCTTTAAAGGATTTGATCCTTTGGAAAGTTTTATCCGCCAGGTGATGGACTTTATGCGTTCTTTTTAA
- a CDS encoding 23S rRNA (pseudouridine(1915)-N(3))-methyltransferase RlmH, which translates to MKIVLASVGKPHEALVKAGVEEFTQRIQKYYGVEWKIIAPPKNAASLNEAAFKKAEAELVLQQLQPDDFLILLDERGKNISSPELANLLQQRANESTKRVVFLIGGAFGVDGTIQQRAQFTWSLSKLVFPHMLVRLILAEQVYRACTINRNEKYHHV; encoded by the coding sequence ATGAAAATTGTACTGGCATCTGTTGGCAAACCACATGAAGCTTTGGTGAAAGCCGGTGTGGAAGAATTCACCCAACGGATTCAGAAATACTATGGCGTGGAATGGAAAATCATTGCACCACCAAAGAATGCGGCTTCATTGAATGAAGCAGCCTTCAAAAAAGCAGAAGCTGAATTGGTGCTACAACAACTGCAACCTGATGATTTCCTCATTTTATTAGATGAAAGAGGCAAAAACATCAGTTCACCCGAATTGGCTAACCTTTTGCAGCAACGTGCTAACGAAAGTACCAAGCGAGTTGTCTTCCTGATTGGCGGTGCTTTTGGTGTGGACGGTACTATTCAGCAGAGAGCGCAGTTTACCTGGAGTCTTTCCAAATTGGTATTCCCGCATATGCTGGTGCGCTTGATCCTTGCTGAACAAGTCTATCGCGCCTGCACCATCAACCGCAATGAAAAATACCACCACGTTTAG